The Verrucomicrobiota bacterium genome contains the following window.
CATGACTTGATGATCATTTACGGGGCCGCACATCGTGGGCGGGTACGCTGGCCCACGGGTGTGCCAACAACGAACCCACCGCGCTTACTCGGTGAGGCTTTTCAGGAAAGCGATGGTCTGGGGCACTTGGGTGGCGATGTTCGGGCTTTCATCCTCGATGTAATAGTGTTCCACCCCGGCTTTTTTCGCCGCTTTGAGGATCGCGGGAATATCGAGCTGGCCGGTGCCCAGCGCCACGTCGTTCTCCACGGAGGTCTTGCCGCTGAAGTCGCCCTTGACCCCTTTCTTGAGGTCTTTCAGGTGCAGCAGTTTGAAACGGTTGCCATATTTTTCCAGCAGGGCGGCGGGATTTGCTCCGGGAAAGTGCGCCCAGAGGATATCCAGTTCAAAGCTGACATCCTGCGGATTGGTCTCGGCCATGATGACGTCAAAGAACGTGCCATTGCCGCTCGCTTGGAATTCGTATCCGTGATTATGGTAGCAAAAGGTCAGGCCGTATTGCTCGCGAAGCAGTTTGCCAATGCGGTTGAAATCCGCCGCCGCCTGGTGGGCCATCTCCAAGGTAAACGGCGGCTTGTGAGCAATCCACGCCAGCCGCACATATTTGGCGCCGAGGGCGTTGGCATTCTTGCCGACTTCATCGGTCTTTTTCGTCAGGTCGTCATACCCCACGCCAAAGGAGGTACACACCATCCCGCGCGCATCCAGCATCTGGCGCAGTTCCGGCGCCGTTTTGCCGAATAGATTGGAAAACTCCATATCTTTGATCCCAAGCGCCTTGATGGTGTCGAGCGTGCCCGGCATATCCTTCTTGAATTGCTCGCGGTGGGTATAGGAGCACATGCCCGGCGCCTGGGGAAACAAAGGCGCCGCTGTTGCGTTACTACCGGTAATGATTGCCGCTGCCAAAACCAGCAGCGGTTTGATGATGTTCTTTGTATAGTTCATAGTTCGTTGCCCTTTTTGTATCGGTTCAGCGGCATTTTCTCAATGGTTATCTTGCGCATTATCTTTCGCATTGCGAGTGCATGAATATTCATGGGAAAAACAAATTTGCCTGGAGGGTGATTCATTCCTCCCGGCAAAACCAAACTGGTAATAAAACGATTATGGATTGGGGTGTGATAAGGACGCGATCACCCAGGGTAAAATGGTGGTTCACTTTCCGTCTCACCGTCCGGCGTTATTGAACGCCACGCAATCAACGTATTTCACGCCCGTGCCGCCGAAAATATCCAGGGCGGAGCCAATGGTTAGATCCACCCGTCCGCGCCCCAGCCGGGTGACGGTTTCCAGGTCCGCCAGGGACTTGGCGCCGCCGGCATAAGTAAGGGGCAGGGGACTCCAGTCAGCGAGCTTGATTACCAGTTCGTCATCAATGCCCCGGCAGAGCCCTTCGACATCCGCCGCGTGTACGAGAAACTCGGCACAAAAGCCGCTCAG
Protein-coding sequences here:
- a CDS encoding sugar phosphate isomerase/epimerase is translated as MNYTKNIIKPLLVLAAAIITGSNATAAPLFPQAPGMCSYTHREQFKKDMPGTLDTIKALGIKDMEFSNLFGKTAPELRQMLDARGMVCTSFGVGYDDLTKKTDEVGKNANALGAKYVRLAWIAHKPPFTLEMAHQAAADFNRIGKLLREQYGLTFCYHNHGYEFQASGNGTFFDVIMAETNPQDVSFELDILWAHFPGANPAALLEKYGNRFKLLHLKDLKKGVKGDFSGKTSVENDVALGTGQLDIPAILKAAKKAGVEHYYIEDESPNIATQVPQTIAFLKSLTE